In Carya illinoinensis cultivar Pawnee chromosome 9, C.illinoinensisPawnee_v1, whole genome shotgun sequence, the following are encoded in one genomic region:
- the LOC122275017 gene encoding uncharacterized protein LOC122275017 isoform X1 — protein MRIRKRQVPLPLSSLSPVPLSDPLLNRSPVVQLQLHDATHPKASNPLGNLTPQGDRDAHFDQPPSDQPNKLLSPIGGGSSGLDCSDDAGGTHQGNKKKDFSALLRGEDERRGERDKGNDIRRGGILGAETVTGVHPESSTSHQASGRWCEGEKAFPPKKRRSTFERRANEDAMMEKDKKMIKTKMKTKMNKKCAQQYDEGEEKETKEALENTSAKKRGRGGALMEGSRCSRVNGRGWRCCQQTLVGYSLCEHHLGKGRLRSMASVRSRSLAGNNTAPKMDHESEPLSAPSSSLQENKPKDSVSDNDGDDDGHEDEKKPLMVTKKRMKLGMVKARSISSLLGETNNGNNVMADNHDQ, from the exons ATGAGGATCCGTAAAAGGCAGGTGCCCTTGCCTCTCTCGTCTCTCTCTCCGGTTCCTCTCTCAGATCCCCTCCTCAACCGGTCTCCGGTGGTGCAACTCCAACTCCACGATGCCACGCACCCAAAAGCCTCAAACCCACTTGGAAATCTCACCCCACAAGGCGATAGAGATGCCCACTTTGATCAACCGCCGTCCGATCAACCCAATAAACTTCTCTCACCGATCGGAGGAGGAAGCAGTGGCCTGGATTGCTCGGATGATGCTGGTGGGACACATCAGgggaataagaagaaagatTTCTCG GCGTTATTGCGAGGGGAAGATGAGAGAAGGGGCGAGCGAGATAAGGGTAATGATATCAG gaggggAGGCATCCTGGGTGCAGAAACTGTTACTGGGGTTCATCCAGAATCAAGTACTTCCCATCAAG CATCTGGGAGATGGTGTGAAGGAGAGAAAGCATTCCCaccaaagaagagaagaagtacCTTTGAAAGAAGAGCGAACGAAGACGCGATGATGGAGAAAGACAAGAAGATGATCAAGACTAAGATGAAGACGAAGATGAACAAGAAATGTGCACAACAATACGACGAAGGAGAAGAGAAGGAAACAAAGGAAGCTCTTGAGAATACCAGTGCAAAAAAGAGGGGTAGAGGTGGTGCACTTATGGAGGGATCGAGGTGCAGTCGTGTTAATGGGAGAGGATGGAGATGCTGCCAACAGACCCTTGTGGGCTACTCTCTATGTGAGCATCACTTGGGAAAGGGGAGGCTAAGGAGCATGGCAAGCGTTCGAAGCCGATCCTTGGCCGGGAATAATACTGCTCCGAAAATGGATCATGAGTCTGAGCCACTCTCGGCACCTTCATCGTCGTTACAGGAAAACAAACCAAAAGATTCTGTGTCAGATAATGATGGAGATGATGACGGTCATGAAGATGAGAAGAAACCATTGATGGTCACGAAGAAAAGGATGAAGCTTGGGATGGTGAAAGCGCGTTCCATAAGCAGCTTGCTCGGCGAAACAAACAACGGGAATAATGTCATGGCTGATAATCATGATCAGTAG
- the LOC122275017 gene encoding uncharacterized protein LOC122275017 isoform X2 has translation MGSLVPATIHLAPYCTFLGGFLFGSYLGSKFYVCGCATLGSGLLLGGEASWVQKLLLGFIQNQVLPIKCCWWLFGCIIIASGRWCEGEKAFPPKKRRSTFERRANEDAMMEKDKKMIKTKMKTKMNKKCAQQYDEGEEKETKEALENTSAKKRGRGGALMEGSRCSRVNGRGWRCCQQTLVGYSLCEHHLGKGRLRSMASVRSRSLAGNNTAPKMDHESEPLSAPSSSLQENKPKDSVSDNDGDDDGHEDEKKPLMVTKKRMKLGMVKARSISSLLGETNNGNNVMADNHDQ, from the exons ATGGGTTCGCTGGTCCCAGCTACAATACATCTTGCTCCATATTGCACTTTTTTGGGGGGGTTTTTGTTTGGTTCTTATCTGGGCAGTAAATTTTATGTATGTGGCTGTGCAACTCTTGGGTCtggtttgcttttaggaggggAGGCATCCTGGGTGCAGAAACTGTTACTGGGGTTCATCCAGAATCAAGTACTTCCCATCAAG TGCTGTTGGTGGTTGTTTGGCTGCATTATTATAGCATCTGGGAGATGGTGTGAAGGAGAGAAAGCATTCCCaccaaagaagagaagaagtacCTTTGAAAGAAGAGCGAACGAAGACGCGATGATGGAGAAAGACAAGAAGATGATCAAGACTAAGATGAAGACGAAGATGAACAAGAAATGTGCACAACAATACGACGAAGGAGAAGAGAAGGAAACAAAGGAAGCTCTTGAGAATACCAGTGCAAAAAAGAGGGGTAGAGGTGGTGCACTTATGGAGGGATCGAGGTGCAGTCGTGTTAATGGGAGAGGATGGAGATGCTGCCAACAGACCCTTGTGGGCTACTCTCTATGTGAGCATCACTTGGGAAAGGGGAGGCTAAGGAGCATGGCAAGCGTTCGAAGCCGATCCTTGGCCGGGAATAATACTGCTCCGAAAATGGATCATGAGTCTGAGCCACTCTCGGCACCTTCATCGTCGTTACAGGAAAACAAACCAAAAGATTCTGTGTCAGATAATGATGGAGATGATGACGGTCATGAAGATGAGAAGAAACCATTGATGGTCACGAAGAAAAGGATGAAGCTTGGGATGGTGAAAGCGCGTTCCATAAGCAGCTTGCTCGGCGAAACAAACAACGGGAATAATGTCATGGCTGATAATCATGATCAGTAG